In Chondrinema litorale, a single window of DNA contains:
- a CDS encoding SusC/RagA family TonB-linked outer membrane protein → MGMVAAQDKTVTGQVISQEDEGALPGVNVIIKGTNIGAVTDIDGNYRITVPANSSTLVFSYIGFQQQEVEVGSRSQINVTMKVDDEVLQEVVVNALGFEIDKSKAGSSFSQVDGNKLVNSGEPNLLNSMSGKASGINIVQNSGDPGAGSRIVIRGATSITGNIQPLIVIDGIPINNETHFGEGWGGANSNSGSVGSGGGVTQQSRLNDINPSDIESMEILKGASAAALWGARAANGVIVITTKKGKSFTGKPFSIQLNSSVSFDRINKKIPLNQTYGQGYNMMFNESSGTFQRFSWGDKISDRPGGADEYITDENDEDYIGYFESQDGNLIYRIPDGTATDLNGGKNSRYTGDPQDYLFKTGLTFNNSISLSSGNDKGNVYVSLSNINQDGIIKENSTYERTTARLNATRYIGEKVTVTASAAYSNTMSDRIQMGSNLSGLFLGGLRTPSDFDPSDYYGTYYDAEGNTFTNVQRHFRNPWGSKFTTGANGELYSSAIYDNPLWMMNNITSTAEVDRFIGKLELGVNPFEWLNLTARWGIDSYTDGRKDYFPAISAGENSGGRYTKETIQERQMNFDLIANMQHRFSDNFEINGLVGTSLNQRVFDDHGLTILAFTNPNSPPVLNNAPAGNYQGLSSFEEIRSQSVYGSATVGLLNQVYITGSLRADAFSTLPEDDNLFLFGAVDVAWQFHNLIPQNNILTFGKARVSYGEVGRSPSPYITSTDIIIPDPNFRGYGEGWGPAIDPASYGGGIARSNVAGNPNIEPEIKKEMEVGLDLKFFNDKLSLTANAYSNKVENAIIQVDQPPATGFVSQIANAATIENKGIELEASLDLLNRDGFNWTAYANWTKNRNEVTDMSGVESISLGGFSGTSSRAVLNEQLGVIWGVAFERDEAGNYVLDEQGFPTQANTPKVIGDPNPDWRGGIGSRFSFKNFSLNILFETSQGAEMWNGTLGALTWFGTAGFTTNTVTLTADQANALQVYKEGLLVDPDNPTVSAYYPHAQNDDGTYTVRGEVKDFGGGEVFVDENWYVWGLGSSFTGPDESSIEDASWTRLRELTLSYTFNSQAFRDKTKLQNLTLSFTGRNLALWTDYSGVDPDTNLTGGGRNAIGLDYFNNPATRSFIFKLSATY, encoded by the coding sequence GATGGGAACAAACTTGTAAATTCCGGAGAACCCAACTTGCTCAATAGTATGTCGGGAAAAGCATCGGGAATTAACATCGTACAAAACAGTGGTGACCCCGGAGCAGGTTCTAGAATTGTAATTAGAGGAGCAACATCTATTACCGGAAATATCCAACCATTAATCGTAATAGATGGTATTCCGATAAATAACGAAACCCACTTTGGTGAAGGTTGGGGTGGTGCAAACTCTAACTCTGGTTCTGTTGGTAGTGGTGGTGGAGTTACCCAACAATCGAGACTCAACGATATTAACCCAAGCGATATAGAATCGATGGAGATATTAAAAGGTGCTTCTGCAGCAGCTTTATGGGGTGCAAGAGCGGCCAATGGTGTAATCGTAATTACTACTAAAAAAGGGAAATCATTTACAGGAAAACCATTCTCTATTCAGTTAAATTCTTCCGTTTCTTTTGACAGAATCAACAAAAAAATTCCTTTAAATCAAACTTATGGACAAGGTTATAACATGATGTTCAACGAGTCTTCTGGTACTTTCCAACGCTTTTCTTGGGGCGATAAAATTTCAGATAGACCGGGTGGTGCAGATGAATATATTACTGACGAAAATGATGAAGATTATATTGGTTATTTTGAATCTCAAGATGGTAATTTAATTTATCGTATTCCAGACGGAACAGCAACTGATCTAAATGGAGGTAAAAACTCAAGATATACTGGAGACCCTCAAGATTATTTATTCAAAACCGGTTTAACTTTTAATAATTCCATCTCACTAAGCTCTGGTAATGACAAAGGCAATGTATATGTAAGTTTATCTAATATCAATCAGGATGGTATCATCAAAGAAAACAGTACTTACGAAAGAACAACTGCCCGATTAAATGCAACCAGATACATTGGTGAAAAAGTAACTGTAACTGCTAGTGCTGCTTACTCAAATACCATGTCAGACAGGATACAAATGGGTTCTAACCTGAGTGGTTTGTTTTTAGGTGGTTTAAGAACACCATCAGATTTTGATCCGAGCGATTACTATGGTACTTATTATGATGCTGAAGGGAATACATTTACTAATGTGCAAAGACATTTTAGAAATCCTTGGGGCTCTAAATTTACTACAGGAGCTAATGGAGAATTGTATTCTTCTGCCATTTATGATAATCCTCTTTGGATGATGAACAACATCACCAGTACAGCAGAAGTAGATAGATTTATAGGAAAACTGGAATTAGGAGTAAATCCTTTTGAATGGCTAAACCTAACTGCCAGATGGGGAATAGATTCATATACTGATGGTCGTAAAGATTATTTCCCTGCTATTTCTGCGGGTGAAAACTCAGGAGGTCGCTATACCAAAGAAACCATACAAGAGCGCCAAATGAACTTCGATTTAATTGCCAACATGCAACACCGTTTCTCAGATAATTTCGAAATAAACGGTTTGGTTGGTACTTCGCTAAACCAACGTGTTTTTGATGATCATGGACTAACCATACTTGCATTTACCAATCCAAATTCGCCACCAGTTTTAAATAATGCTCCTGCGGGAAATTATCAAGGATTAAGCAGCTTTGAAGAAATCCGCTCACAAAGTGTTTACGGTTCTGCCACAGTAGGATTATTAAATCAAGTATATATAACAGGTAGTTTAAGAGCAGATGCTTTCTCTACTTTGCCAGAAGATGATAATCTATTCTTATTTGGTGCAGTAGATGTTGCATGGCAGTTTCATAACCTAATTCCACAAAATAACATTCTTACTTTTGGTAAGGCCAGAGTGAGTTATGGCGAAGTAGGTAGATCACCGTCACCATACATTACCTCTACCGATATTATTATTCCTGACCCGAACTTTAGAGGTTATGGAGAAGGTTGGGGACCTGCAATAGATCCAGCTTCTTATGGTGGTGGAATTGCCAGAAGTAATGTTGCTGGTAACCCGAATATAGAGCCGGAAATTAAGAAAGAAATGGAAGTTGGTTTAGACTTAAAGTTTTTCAACGACAAATTAAGTTTAACAGCGAATGCTTATAGTAATAAGGTTGAAAATGCGATTATTCAGGTTGATCAGCCACCGGCCACTGGTTTTGTTTCTCAAATTGCAAACGCAGCCACTATTGAGAATAAAGGAATTGAACTAGAAGCTTCATTGGATTTATTAAATAGAGATGGTTTTAACTGGACAGCTTATGCCAACTGGACAAAAAACCGTAATGAGGTTACAGATATGTCTGGTGTAGAAAGTATCTCTTTAGGTGGATTTAGCGGTACAAGTTCTAGAGCTGTACTAAATGAGCAATTGGGTGTAATTTGGGGTGTGGCATTTGAAAGAGACGAAGCTGGAAATTATGTTTTAGATGAGCAAGGTTTCCCAACACAAGCAAATACACCAAAAGTAATTGGCGATCCTAATCCAGATTGGAGAGGTGGTATTGGTAGTAGATTTTCATTTAAGAACTTCTCTTTAAACATACTATTTGAAACTAGCCAAGGAGCCGAAATGTGGAATGGTACACTAGGTGCATTAACATGGTTTGGTACTGCAGGCTTCACTACAAATACTGTAACACTTACAGCAGATCAGGCAAATGCTTTACAAGTTTACAAAGAAGGTTTATTGGTTGATCCAGATAATCCAACTGTGTCTGCATATTACCCACATGCACAAAACGATGATGGTACTTATACTGTAAGAGGTGAGGTGAAAGATTTTGGCGGTGGCGAAGTATTCGTTGATGAAAACTGGTATGTATGGGGCTTAGGTTCTTCATTTACAGGACCAGATGAAAGTAGTATTGAAGATGCTTCGTGGACTCGTTTACGTGAGCTTACGCTTTCATATACTTTTAACTCTCAAGCATTTAGAGACAAAACTAAACTCCAAAACCTAACACTTTCATTTACAGGTAGAAACCTAGCACTTTGGACAGATTATTCTGGTGTTGATCCAGACACAAACCTAACTGGTGGTGGTAGAAACGCAATAGGTCTAGATTACTTTAACAATCCGGCAACACGCTCATTCATCTTTAAACTTTCAGCTACTTATTAA
- a CDS encoding SusD/RagB family nutrient-binding outer membrane lipoprotein, producing the protein MRKFKYILSLLLVATMGTSCSNYVDGLLDDPNNASDGPLNGFVRTALSVSIIAHEGEDTRLGCIWAQQFTGSALQYSGYNIYNITAQDFDWDNKYYGTIQNAELAIEKAEEVDNRLVIGIMQIVKAHTFALLAAGYGDIPFAEANKFMEFPDPLYDDQMSVYTGVLSLIDEAIVNLESNIGTTAGDFVYEGDAAKWIQVANTLKARLYLHTGDYTSAITAAESGILDAADSYNALHIGGSYNGDVNVWYSFQVLDRPGDMTANNAYLPQLLDTRKTIYRGNDKTDESARFQYMFGDLPDDGSTYDLNIDDGMFTSTSSYPLITYEENLLILAETKLRNSDTDGALEELNELRSYLATKFGATYDDYVMADFETGGIEHIDGSTAENALLMEIIEERYVTLAAQMEVFNDLRRTDNMLGLSPTSGSQFPKRFLYPQDELNTNDNAPDPIPGLFETTDLFQ; encoded by the coding sequence ATGCGAAAATTTAAATATATTTTATCCTTACTTTTGGTCGCTACCATGGGAACATCTTGTTCTAATTATGTAGATGGACTCCTAGACGACCCTAATAATGCATCTGATGGCCCACTAAACGGCTTTGTAAGAACTGCACTTTCTGTTTCTATTATCGCACACGAAGGTGAAGATACCCGACTTGGTTGCATTTGGGCTCAGCAATTTACAGGTTCTGCATTGCAGTACAGTGGTTACAATATTTATAACATTACAGCGCAAGATTTCGACTGGGATAATAAATATTATGGAACTATTCAAAACGCAGAATTAGCCATAGAAAAAGCTGAAGAAGTTGACAACAGATTGGTAATTGGTATAATGCAAATTGTAAAAGCACATACTTTTGCACTGTTAGCAGCTGGCTATGGTGATATCCCATTTGCAGAGGCAAACAAGTTTATGGAGTTCCCTGATCCACTTTACGACGATCAAATGTCTGTGTATACAGGTGTTTTATCTTTAATTGATGAAGCTATTGTAAACTTGGAAAGTAATATCGGTACAACTGCCGGCGATTTTGTATATGAAGGTGATGCTGCCAAATGGATACAAGTAGCAAACACTTTAAAAGCCAGATTGTATTTACATACTGGAGATTATACGAGTGCAATTACAGCAGCAGAATCTGGAATTTTAGATGCAGCAGATAGTTATAATGCTTTGCATATTGGTGGTTCTTATAATGGTGACGTAAATGTTTGGTATTCTTTCCAAGTACTTGATAGACCGGGTGATATGACGGCCAATAACGCCTATTTACCTCAATTGCTAGATACAAGAAAAACGATTTACAGAGGAAATGATAAGACTGATGAAAGTGCCAGATTCCAGTATATGTTTGGCGATTTACCAGATGATGGAAGTACATATGATTTGAATATTGATGATGGTATGTTTACATCAACTTCCTCATACCCTTTAATTACTTATGAAGAAAATCTATTAATACTAGCTGAGACAAAATTGAGAAACTCTGATACCGATGGTGCTTTGGAAGAGCTAAATGAATTGAGAAGCTATTTGGCAACCAAATTCGGAGCTACTTACGACGATTATGTAATGGCAGATTTTGAAACTGGTGGCATTGAACATATTGATGGCAGTACAGCAGAAAACGCTTTACTTATGGAGATAATTGAAGAGCGTTATGTGACATTAGCTGCACAAATGGAAGTATTTAACGATTTGAGAAGAACTGATAATATGTTAGGTTTATCTCCAACTTCTGGCTCACAATTTCCTAAGCGATTTTTGTATCCACAAGATGAGCTAAATACGAATGATAATGCGCCCGATCCTATTCCAGGATTATTTGAAACTACAGACTTGTTTCAATAA
- a CDS encoding Crp/Fnr family transcriptional regulator produces MENAAIKFISQFITLSKEDEEILLKLNLVKEFKKGTNLLKEGELAKNCYLVLKGCIRSYYLVDGEEKITEFYTEHQPVTPVSYTTKKPSEYYLETLEDCILSLGTPASTKELIKQFPRIETVSLFISNQLLVNSQVSFDNYRNLSPEQRYFKLLETRQDLCNRVPQYMLASYLGIQPQSLSRIRRRIKENKV; encoded by the coding sequence ATGGAAAATGCAGCTATTAAATTTATCTCTCAATTTATTACGCTTAGCAAAGAGGATGAAGAAATTCTTCTCAAATTGAACTTGGTAAAAGAATTTAAAAAAGGTACCAATCTTTTAAAAGAAGGCGAATTGGCTAAAAACTGTTATCTGGTTTTAAAGGGTTGTATCAGGTCTTATTATTTAGTAGATGGAGAAGAAAAAATAACAGAATTTTACACTGAACATCAACCAGTTACACCAGTAAGTTACACTACTAAAAAGCCCTCTGAATACTATTTAGAAACTTTAGAAGATTGCATTCTTTCACTCGGCACACCAGCATCCACAAAAGAACTTATTAAGCAATTTCCAAGAATTGAAACAGTAAGCCTCTTCATTAGCAATCAGTTGTTAGTGAATAGTCAAGTATCTTTTGATAATTACAGAAATCTTTCTCCCGAACAACGCTATTTTAAGCTACTCGAAACAAGACAAGATTTATGTAACAGAGTGCCGCAATATATGCTGGCGAGTTATCTGGGCATTCAACCTCAATCTTTAAGTAGAATCCGCAGGAGAATTAAAGAAAATAAAGTGTAA
- a CDS encoding NAD(P)-dependent alcohol dehydrogenase: protein MKAVICTKYGAPEVLQIREVPKPIPRPNEILIKIKSTTVTVADFRVRSFTIPLIFWLPARLMLGISKPRKPILGVELSGVIEALGDQVKNFQQGDEVFAATLNEFGAYAEYICLAETKTIALKPAQLSFNEAAAIPIGARTALHYLKKANLKPGEKTLIYGASGSVGSYAVQLAKYFGAEVTGVCSNKNKGLIKSLGADKVIAYDQATFLNQLEMYDVIFIAVDKWAFKECSKFLKKGGTYINITQPIKSPKMIWASFTKNFKFLMGENVDESAESLTWLANLAVQRKLNPVIDKVYKLDEIREAHGYVESGHKKGNIVIEVG from the coding sequence ATGAAAGCAGTTATTTGCACTAAATATGGAGCTCCAGAAGTATTACAAATTAGAGAAGTACCCAAACCAATTCCAAGACCCAATGAGATTTTAATTAAGATAAAATCGACCACAGTTACGGTGGCAGATTTTCGGGTGAGAAGTTTTACCATACCACTAATTTTCTGGTTGCCAGCCAGATTAATGTTAGGTATTAGCAAACCTAGAAAACCAATTTTAGGTGTAGAACTTTCAGGAGTGATAGAAGCATTAGGGGATCAAGTAAAAAACTTTCAGCAGGGAGATGAAGTATTTGCAGCCACATTGAACGAGTTTGGTGCTTATGCAGAATATATCTGTTTGGCAGAAACTAAAACTATTGCGCTTAAACCGGCTCAATTATCTTTTAATGAAGCAGCAGCCATTCCAATTGGAGCCAGAACAGCTTTGCATTATTTGAAAAAAGCAAACTTGAAACCAGGTGAAAAAACCTTGATATATGGTGCCTCTGGCAGTGTGGGTTCATATGCTGTGCAATTAGCAAAATATTTTGGTGCTGAAGTTACAGGCGTTTGCAGTAATAAAAATAAAGGCTTAATAAAATCACTCGGTGCAGATAAAGTGATTGCTTATGATCAAGCTACATTCTTAAACCAATTAGAAATGTATGATGTGATTTTTATCGCTGTAGATAAATGGGCTTTTAAAGAATGTAGCAAATTTTTAAAGAAAGGGGGAACCTATATTAACATTACACAACCTATTAAAAGTCCGAAAATGATTTGGGCATCATTCACTAAAAACTTTAAATTTTTGATGGGAGAAAATGTGGATGAGTCAGCAGAAAGTTTGACTTGGTTGGCTAACCTTGCTGTGCAGAGAAAGCTCAATCCAGTAATAGACAAAGTATATAAATTGGATGAAATTAGAGAAGCTCATGGCTATGTTGAAAGCGGGCATAAAAAAGGAAATATAGTGATAGAAGTTGGTTGA
- a CDS encoding glucose 1-dehydrogenase, whose protein sequence is MKDKVVVITGAAMGLGFAVAKELASRGSKLVLVDYNEEKLNEANDAILKDFPETKTLLVTADVSSEEAVKSYVDKTVKEFGKIDGFYNNAGIEGKQASLTEYDINIFKKVIDINLNGVYYGLRYIIPVMQKQNFGRIVNVASVGGIRGVLNQTPYVASKHAVSGMTKQAALEYGKDGILTNAIAPGAILTPMVAEAFKQVNPENPAKAEENYASRNPTRRLGKPEEVAKLVTFLLSEENGYVSGQTIAIDGGESNMYGNA, encoded by the coding sequence ATGAAAGACAAAGTTGTAGTGATCACAGGAGCAGCAATGGGATTAGGATTTGCTGTAGCGAAAGAATTGGCATCAAGGGGATCAAAATTGGTTCTTGTTGATTATAATGAGGAAAAGTTGAATGAGGCAAATGATGCAATTTTGAAAGATTTTCCAGAAACAAAAACTTTACTGGTAACTGCTGATGTATCTAGCGAAGAAGCTGTAAAATCTTATGTAGATAAAACGGTAAAGGAATTTGGCAAAATTGATGGATTTTACAACAATGCTGGTATCGAAGGAAAACAAGCTTCTTTAACCGAATACGACATAAATATATTTAAAAAGGTAATAGATATTAACTTAAATGGTGTTTATTACGGCTTGCGTTACATCATTCCTGTAATGCAAAAGCAAAATTTTGGACGAATTGTAAACGTAGCTTCTGTTGGAGGTATAAGAGGTGTATTAAACCAAACTCCATATGTAGCTAGTAAGCACGCTGTATCGGGTATGACGAAACAAGCTGCCTTAGAATACGGCAAAGATGGAATTTTAACCAATGCCATTGCACCAGGAGCGATTCTTACACCGATGGTAGCAGAAGCTTTTAAACAGGTGAACCCAGAGAATCCTGCAAAAGCAGAAGAAAATTATGCATCTAGAAATCCAACTCGCAGATTAGGTAAGCCAGAAGAGGTTGCTAAGCTTGTAACATTTTTATTAAGTGAAGAAAATGGTTATGTGAGTGGACAAACCATAGCCATTGATGGTGGCGAATCTAATATGTATGGAAATGCATAA
- a CDS encoding GNAT family N-acetyltransferase: protein MKINILDHNNIDQIIKIANWYYEEWQTPVNKTVNRLMQQADSDTLVQLTITIDDELVGTGGIRNKVNILNRYESLTKYKPWISLFYIAKEYRNQGLGTILLDKLEQYAKEIKLTDLYLYTFTAESMYKRCGWKVIQRVIYKNHDTAIMQKLL from the coding sequence ATGAAGATAAACATATTAGACCACAATAATATAGACCAAATTATAAAGATTGCCAATTGGTATTACGAGGAGTGGCAAACACCAGTAAACAAAACAGTCAATCGACTAATGCAACAAGCAGATAGTGATACCCTAGTGCAATTAACCATTACCATTGACGACGAACTCGTTGGTACAGGGGGCATACGAAATAAAGTAAATATCCTCAACAGGTATGAAAGCCTCACAAAGTACAAACCCTGGATATCTCTTTTTTATATAGCTAAAGAATACAGAAACCAAGGCTTAGGTACTATCTTATTAGATAAGTTAGAGCAATATGCTAAAGAAATAAAACTGACTGATCTTTATCTTTATACCTTTACTGCTGAGTCTATGTATAAGCGCTGTGGCTGGAAGGTGATACAAAGAGTTATCTACAAAAATCACGATACAGCGATTATGCAGAAACTCTTATAA
- a CDS encoding PLP-dependent aminotransferase family protein — protein MIPYKTIVKLDKNLPAPVYIQLCNQLISLIKQGTLQPASKIPGSRLMADTLNIHRKTVIAAYDELIAQGWLETAPAKGTFVNTALPIIKKQRIKESKNQPKKTKAAFHFKERPHLYRPDISTTAAGIITIDDGVPDNRIAPIEEISRVYRNIIKKSYNRKLLAYGSIYGNRELRETLADYLNESRGLNISAENILITRGSQMGIYLASKLLLADGKNIIIGKSNYRSANKTFAEAGGKLNRVSVDKNGLVTEEIEALCQQIPIHAVYVTSQHHHPTTVTLSAQRRMHLLELSQRYHFAIIEDDYDYDFHYNNAPILPLASGDSEGNVIYIGALCKIVAPAIRIGYLVAPQDFVDEAARYRRVVDRQGDALLELVMARMIKSGDIQRHSKKALKIYKTRRDLFCTLLKEKLDKYFEFEVPEGGMAVWVKLKKNISWDMVREEAIKHDLSLADYCWDSDEQETSKLGMRMGFASSTEDEIQEMIVRLEKTMTNLW, from the coding sequence ATGATTCCTTATAAAACCATTGTAAAACTCGATAAAAATCTGCCTGCTCCTGTTTACATTCAGTTGTGTAATCAGCTCATTAGCTTAATAAAACAAGGTACTTTACAACCTGCTAGCAAAATTCCGGGCTCTAGATTAATGGCAGATACACTCAATATTCATAGAAAAACGGTGATTGCTGCCTATGATGAATTGATTGCACAAGGTTGGTTAGAAACAGCTCCTGCCAAAGGTACTTTTGTAAATACTGCCCTGCCGATTATAAAAAAACAGCGCATTAAAGAGTCGAAAAATCAACCAAAGAAAACTAAAGCCGCATTTCATTTTAAAGAAAGACCTCATCTCTACCGTCCAGATATTAGCACTACTGCAGCAGGTATTATCACAATTGATGATGGCGTGCCCGATAATCGCATCGCTCCCATCGAAGAAATTTCAAGGGTTTACAGAAATATTATTAAGAAATCGTATAACCGAAAGTTGTTGGCCTATGGCTCTATCTATGGCAATAGAGAGCTTCGAGAAACACTGGCAGATTACCTGAATGAATCTCGGGGACTTAACATTTCAGCAGAAAATATATTGATTACACGGGGCAGCCAAATGGGAATTTACCTTGCTAGCAAATTGCTATTAGCCGATGGCAAAAATATCATTATTGGTAAAAGTAATTATCGCTCAGCCAATAAGACTTTTGCAGAAGCAGGTGGCAAATTAAATCGGGTTTCGGTAGATAAAAATGGTTTGGTAACCGAAGAAATTGAAGCGCTTTGCCAACAAATACCCATACATGCAGTCTATGTCACTTCGCAACATCACCATCCGACAACGGTGACACTTTCGGCACAAAGGAGAATGCATCTACTAGAATTATCTCAACGATACCATTTCGCTATTATCGAAGACGACTACGATTATGATTTCCATTATAACAATGCTCCAATTCTGCCTTTAGCCAGTGGAGATTCGGAAGGTAATGTGATTTACATTGGAGCACTTTGCAAGATTGTAGCGCCAGCCATTAGAATTGGTTATTTGGTGGCTCCACAAGATTTTGTAGATGAAGCGGCTCGCTACCGCAGAGTGGTTGACAGGCAGGGAGATGCTTTGTTAGAACTGGTAATGGCACGCATGATTAAAAGCGGAGATATACAACGACACAGTAAAAAAGCCCTGAAAATTTATAAAACCAGACGTGATCTGTTCTGCACTCTTTTAAAAGAGAAATTAGACAAATATTTTGAGTTTGAAGTACCTGAAGGAGGTATGGCTGTTTGGGTTAAGTTGAAAAAAAATATCAGTTGGGATATGGTGAGAGAAGAAGCCATTAAACACGATTTGTCTCTTGCAGATTATTGCTGGGATAGCGACGAACAAGAGACTTCTAAACTAGGTATGCGTATGGGCTTTGCTTCTTCTACAGAAGATGAAATACAAGAAATGATTGTGCGACTAGAAAAAACAATGACAAATTTATGGTAA
- a CDS encoding OsmC family protein → MDTSKDKKHHYNLTVAWTGNKGEGTQNYRTYERSHTVFIDNKADILCSSDPSFRGDKTKHNPEELFLASLSGCHMLWFLHLCSVAGITVVEYTDKATGTMIENSNGSGYFEEVTLKPQVVITDISMIEKANELHHEANKYCFIANSCNFPVKHESVCTVKND, encoded by the coding sequence ATGGATACCAGTAAAGACAAAAAACATCATTATAATTTAACAGTAGCTTGGACAGGGAACAAAGGAGAAGGTACTCAAAATTACAGAACCTACGAGCGGAGTCATACTGTTTTTATAGATAATAAAGCAGATATTTTATGTTCTTCTGATCCATCTTTTAGGGGCGATAAAACCAAACATAATCCAGAAGAATTGTTTCTAGCTTCGCTTTCTGGTTGCCACATGTTGTGGTTTTTACATTTATGTTCAGTGGCTGGCATTACTGTGGTGGAATATACAGATAAAGCAACTGGCACTATGATAGAAAACTCGAATGGCAGCGGATATTTTGAAGAAGTAACCTTAAAACCTCAGGTGGTTATTACAGACATATCTATGATTGAGAAAGCCAATGAATTGCATCACGAAGCCAACAAGTATTGTTTTATAGCTAACTCTTGCAATTTTCCGGTAAAACACGAATCTGTTTGTACAGTAAAAAATGATTAA
- a CDS encoding pyridoxamine 5'-phosphate oxidase family protein, which produces MSNYETSALNKVVRGSKRATYDIETINEILDAKFLCHIAFTWEGKAIVLPMAYGRFEDKIYIHGSLKNRMMLCLLEAGEASISVTHLDGLVLARSAFHHSANYRSANIFGRVTKLEDPEEKMAALKCILDHMIPNHWDNIRQPNEKELNATLVIELTIESTSAKIRAEGAVDEKADYDLPIWAGVIPIKEVALAQESDELLKGTAKQVPDAVLEYVKRNS; this is translated from the coding sequence ATGTCTAATTACGAAACTTCAGCTTTAAACAAAGTAGTAAGAGGCTCAAAAAGAGCAACTTACGATATAGAAACCATCAATGAGATTTTAGATGCAAAATTTCTTTGCCACATCGCATTTACTTGGGAAGGCAAAGCGATTGTGTTGCCAATGGCTTATGGCAGATTTGAAGATAAAATTTACATCCACGGATCATTAAAAAACAGAATGATGCTATGCTTGCTTGAGGCGGGTGAAGCAAGTATTTCGGTTACCCATTTAGATGGATTGGTACTTGCCAGATCAGCATTTCATCATTCAGCTAATTACAGATCGGCTAACATTTTTGGGAGGGTTACAAAGCTAGAGGACCCAGAAGAAAAAATGGCTGCACTCAAATGTATTCTCGATCATATGATTCCAAACCACTGGGATAACATTAGACAACCCAACGAGAAGGAGTTGAATGCCACTTTGGTAATCGAATTAACCATAGAAAGTACTTCTGCTAAAATACGTGCCGAAGGAGCTGTAGACGAAAAAGCCGATTACGATTTGCCTATTTGGGCGGGGGTGATTCCGATAAAAGAAGTAGCTCTTGCACAAGAAAGTGATGAGTTATTAAAAGGAACTGCCAAACAAGTTCCAGATGCTGTTTTAGAGTATGTGAAGAGGAATTCTTGA